A single region of the Streptomyces virginiae genome encodes:
- a CDS encoding heme ABC transporter ATP-binding protein, translating into MTDRPTPKAGALDAEEVTVVVNGRTLVDRVSLHVAPGEVLGLVGPNGAGKSTLLRTVYRALRPTSGRVLLDGEDVWRMPGKRLARRLAAVLQESTGDFELTVHDVVAMGRTPHKRAFAGDDAEDRAIIMDALEELDVAALAQAPFDRLSGGEKQRVLIARALAQRTGTMVLDEPTNHLDLRHQLDALRLVRRVGVTAVIALHDLNLAASFCDRICVLDGGRTVATGTPQEVLTRDLLAEIYRVEAEVSPHPGTGIPQVTVFPEARRDGIR; encoded by the coding sequence ATGACCGACCGTCCGACACCGAAGGCCGGCGCCCTCGACGCCGAGGAGGTCACCGTCGTGGTGAACGGCCGGACCCTCGTCGACCGCGTCTCCCTGCACGTGGCACCCGGCGAGGTCCTGGGCCTCGTCGGCCCCAACGGCGCCGGCAAGTCCACCCTGCTGCGCACCGTCTACCGTGCGCTGCGCCCCACCTCCGGACGGGTCCTGCTCGACGGCGAGGACGTGTGGCGGATGCCCGGCAAACGCCTCGCGCGACGCCTCGCGGCCGTACTGCAGGAGTCCACGGGCGACTTCGAGCTCACCGTCCACGACGTGGTGGCCATGGGACGCACCCCGCACAAGCGGGCCTTCGCGGGCGACGACGCCGAGGACCGCGCGATCATCATGGACGCGCTGGAGGAGCTCGACGTCGCCGCCCTGGCGCAGGCCCCGTTCGACCGCCTCTCGGGCGGGGAGAAGCAGCGGGTCCTGATCGCCCGCGCCCTGGCCCAGCGCACCGGGACCATGGTCCTGGACGAGCCGACGAACCACTTGGACCTCCGCCATCAGCTGGACGCGCTCCGGCTCGTCCGTAGGGTCGGGGTCACCGCCGTGATCGCCCTGCACGACCTCAACCTGGCCGCGTCCTTCTGCGACCGGATCTGCGTGCTGGACGGCGGCCGCACGGTCGCCACCGGGACACCGCAGGAGGTCCTCACCCGGGACCTGCTGGCCGAGATCTACCGGGTCGAGGCGGAGGTGTCCCCGCATCCGGGCACCGGGATCCCCCAGGTCACCGTGTTCCCCGAAGCCCGACGTGACGGGATCCGATAG
- a CDS encoding FecCD family ABC transporter permease, which produces MKAPAGSPASAATRRRAVPYALLLTALGVLLAATATAGIAVGSISVPAEQVWGILLHRIHPVLADPTWTPVRETIVVDVRLPRVLLAGVVGAGLSVSGMALQALVRNPLADPMMLGVSSGASVGAVLVLVFHVSVFGMFSLPLAAFCGALAALVAVYFLARSGGRMTTVRLVLAGVAMAEILSAVASFLIVTSNDPQKTQSALRWMLGGLAGTTWTTVWIPVGAALLGTAVLLGVCRSLNLLLAGEEAAAALGLDVHRFRGALFVLVALMIGTIVAVSGQIGFVGLIMPHVVRLLVGADHRRALPAAALLGATFLIAADLGARTLMSPEEIPVGILTALVGGPFFLWLMRRKVA; this is translated from the coding sequence GTGAAAGCCCCGGCGGGAAGCCCGGCGTCCGCCGCGACCCGCCGCCGGGCCGTTCCCTACGCCCTGCTGCTCACGGCACTGGGAGTCCTGCTGGCGGCGACGGCGACGGCCGGCATCGCGGTCGGATCGATCAGCGTGCCGGCCGAGCAGGTCTGGGGCATCCTGCTCCACCGGATCCACCCGGTCCTCGCCGACCCGACCTGGACGCCGGTCCGCGAGACGATCGTCGTCGACGTCCGGCTCCCCCGCGTGCTGCTGGCCGGCGTGGTGGGCGCGGGCCTGTCGGTGTCCGGCATGGCGCTGCAGGCCCTGGTCCGCAACCCGCTGGCCGACCCGATGATGCTGGGGGTCTCCTCGGGCGCGTCGGTCGGGGCGGTGCTTGTCCTCGTGTTCCACGTGAGCGTGTTCGGGATGTTCTCCTTGCCCCTGGCGGCGTTCTGCGGAGCCCTGGCCGCGCTGGTCGCGGTGTACTTCCTGGCACGCTCCGGCGGGCGGATGACCACCGTACGGCTGGTGCTGGCGGGCGTGGCCATGGCCGAAATCCTCTCGGCGGTGGCCAGTTTCCTGATCGTCACCTCCAACGACCCGCAGAAGACCCAGTCAGCCCTGCGCTGGATGCTCGGCGGGCTGGCCGGCACCACCTGGACGACGGTATGGATCCCCGTCGGCGCCGCGCTCCTCGGCACGGCCGTCCTGCTGGGGGTGTGCCGTTCCCTCAACCTGCTGTTGGCCGGGGAGGAGGCCGCCGCGGCGCTCGGCCTGGACGTCCACCGTTTCCGCGGCGCCCTGTTCGTCCTGGTCGCCCTGATGATCGGCACCATCGTCGCGGTCAGTGGCCAGATCGGCTTCGTCGGGCTGATCATGCCGCACGTGGTGCGCCTGCTGGTCGGCGCCGACCACCGCCGCGCGCTCCCCGCCGCGGCCCTCCTCGGCGCCACCTTCCTCATCGCCGCCGACCTGGGCGCGCGCACGCTGATGAGCCCGGAGGAGATACCCGTCGGCATCCTCACCGCCCTGGTCGGCGGCCCGTTCTTCCTCTGGTTGATGCGACGGAAGGTGGCGTGA
- a CDS encoding ABC transporter substrate-binding protein has product MRGIRPLSSFLAVAAVLLVPACGSTTQNRTDTSGPGAQGFPVTVSNCGVETTYQRPPQRAVSLNQHATEVMLALGLEKSMVGTGYLDDRILPEYQAAFDSVKVLSKEYPSFETLLASEPDFVYGGFTSTFDEKDGRGRPTFTKAGINTHLNIEGCPAGPVTMATVDEEIRTVAKIFGVPERGEQQVNTLHGTLDRVDGALAGVTPTKLFVYDSGDKTAFTAGGKGIGNELIRKAGGVNLFADVDKAFGDVSFEQVAERAPEVIVIYDYGDRPVEDKKKFLLANPALKDVPAIRNERFAVLPLSSTVLGVRVPAAVESLARQIHPDRFR; this is encoded by the coding sequence ATGAGGGGCATACGCCCACTGTCCTCGTTCCTGGCCGTGGCCGCCGTACTGCTCGTACCGGCCTGCGGCAGCACGACCCAGAACCGCACCGACACCTCCGGGCCGGGGGCGCAGGGTTTCCCCGTCACCGTGTCCAACTGTGGGGTGGAGACCACCTACCAGCGGCCGCCGCAGCGCGCCGTGTCCCTGAACCAGCACGCCACGGAGGTCATGCTGGCGCTCGGGCTGGAGAAGTCGATGGTGGGCACCGGCTATCTCGACGACAGGATCCTGCCGGAGTACCAGGCCGCCTTCGACTCGGTGAAGGTCCTCTCCAAGGAGTACCCGTCCTTCGAAACGCTGCTGGCCTCCGAACCGGACTTCGTCTACGGCGGGTTCACCTCCACCTTCGACGAGAAGGACGGCCGCGGCCGCCCGACCTTCACCAAGGCCGGCATCAACACCCACCTCAACATCGAGGGTTGTCCGGCCGGACCGGTGACCATGGCCACCGTCGACGAGGAGATCCGCACGGTCGCCAAGATCTTCGGCGTGCCGGAGCGGGGCGAGCAGCAGGTGAACACGTTGCACGGCACCCTCGACCGGGTGGACGGCGCACTGGCCGGCGTCACCCCGACCAAGCTCTTCGTGTACGACAGCGGGGACAAGACCGCCTTCACCGCCGGCGGCAAGGGCATCGGCAACGAGCTGATCAGGAAGGCCGGTGGGGTCAATCTCTTCGCCGACGTGGACAAGGCCTTCGGTGACGTGTCGTTCGAGCAGGTGGCCGAGCGGGCCCCCGAGGTCATCGTGATCTACGACTACGGCGACCGGCCCGTCGAGGACAAGAAGAAGTTCCTCCTCGCCAACCCCGCCCTCAAGGACGTTCCCGCGATCAGGAACGAGCGCTTCGCGGTACTGCCGCTGTCGTCGACCGTGCTCGGTGTCCGCGTCCCGGCGGCCGTGGAGTCGCTGGCCCGCCAGATCCACCCGGACCGCTTCCGGTGA
- the tsaD gene encoding tRNA (adenosine(37)-N6)-threonylcarbamoyltransferase complex transferase subunit TsaD, whose product MSGPVVLGIESSCDETGAGIVRDGELLAHVVASSMEEHARFGGVVPEIAARAHLHSFNPVVRQALDQAGLRLSQIDAVAVTTGPGLSGALQVGLAGAKTLAYAAGVPLYGVHHLAGHVAADTLEHGPLPRPCVVLIVSGGHTSLLLVRDLVREPILHLGDTLDDAAGECFDKVARILGLPYPGGPAIDRAARDGDPKAVTFPRPLTRPGDDPYAFSFSGLKTAAARWAEKHRQLGQEPPVADGAAALQEAVADVLTRKALAACRDHDVRTLIVVGGVAANSRVRALAERRCASAGIELRVPPLTLCTDNGAMIAAVGDLLVRSGAEPAPLNVSVDPSAPLEYASLTPLPAPPVTVSA is encoded by the coding sequence GTGAGCGGACCAGTGGTGCTGGGGATCGAGTCGTCCTGCGACGAGACCGGCGCGGGAATCGTGCGGGACGGCGAGCTGCTCGCGCACGTGGTGGCGTCGAGCATGGAGGAGCACGCCCGCTTCGGCGGCGTGGTCCCGGAGATCGCGGCCCGTGCGCACCTGCACTCCTTCAACCCGGTCGTCCGGCAGGCCCTCGACCAGGCCGGGCTGAGGCTGAGCCAGATCGACGCGGTCGCCGTCACCACCGGGCCCGGTCTGTCGGGTGCGCTGCAGGTGGGCCTGGCCGGGGCGAAGACGCTGGCGTACGCGGCCGGTGTGCCGCTGTACGGCGTGCATCACCTGGCCGGTCACGTGGCCGCCGACACGTTGGAACACGGTCCGCTGCCCCGGCCGTGCGTGGTGCTGATCGTCTCCGGCGGCCACACCTCGCTGCTGCTCGTACGCGATCTGGTGCGCGAGCCGATCCTGCACCTCGGGGACACCCTCGACGACGCGGCGGGCGAGTGTTTCGACAAGGTCGCCCGGATCCTGGGCCTGCCCTATCCGGGCGGGCCGGCCATCGACCGGGCCGCCCGCGACGGCGACCCCAAGGCCGTGACCTTCCCGCGCCCGCTCACCCGGCCCGGGGACGACCCGTACGCCTTCTCCTTCTCGGGCCTGAAGACGGCCGCGGCCCGCTGGGCCGAGAAGCACCGCCAACTCGGTCAGGAGCCGCCGGTCGCCGACGGAGCGGCCGCCCTTCAAGAAGCCGTGGCGGACGTACTGACCCGCAAGGCCCTCGCCGCCTGCCGCGACCACGACGTCAGGACGCTGATCGTGGTCGGCGGCGTCGCCGCGAACTCGCGGGTCAGAGCGCTCGCGGAACGGCGCTGCGCGTCCGCGGGCATCGAACTGCGCGTTCCGCCCCTGACCTTGTGCACGGACAACGGCGCCATGATCGCGGCCGTCGGCGACCTGCTGGTCCGCTCCGGAGCCGAGCCGGCCCCGCTGAACGTGTCCGTCGACCCGTCCGCACCCCTGGAGTACGCCTCCTTGACCCCGCTCCCCGCCCCGCCGGTCACCGTCTCCGCGTGA
- a CDS encoding cobalamin-binding protein encodes MRIVSLLPAATDIVAELGLAADLVGRTHECDWPPQAVAGVPVVTSAALSPDTLTSREISDAVGGAAHRGSSLYTLDTDALGAPAPDVVLTQDLCDVCAVSYEGVGRAVRVLDGGPRVLSLEPRTLDDVLDCLVTVGELLGVAERARERRAALAARLETVRARTAGRPRPRVVAIEWLDPLWPAGHWVPEQIACAGGEALIAAPGEHTRPMEWEAVRAARPDVLLVMPCGFAPERTLRERDLLSALPGWEELPAVRAGEVWVLDGPAYFNRPGPRVVRGAEVLAHVLHGVGAGAPVEPAEAVRLAHG; translated from the coding sequence ATGCGCATCGTCTCCCTGCTGCCCGCGGCCACCGACATCGTGGCGGAACTCGGTCTGGCCGCCGATCTGGTGGGCCGTACGCACGAGTGCGACTGGCCGCCGCAGGCGGTGGCCGGCGTGCCCGTGGTGACCTCCGCCGCGCTCTCGCCGGACACCCTGACCAGCCGGGAGATCTCCGACGCGGTCGGCGGCGCCGCGCACCGCGGCTCCTCGCTCTACACCCTCGACACCGACGCGCTCGGCGCGCCGGCCCCGGATGTGGTCCTGACCCAGGACCTGTGCGACGTCTGCGCCGTCTCGTACGAGGGGGTCGGTCGGGCGGTGCGCGTCCTCGACGGCGGGCCCCGCGTGCTGAGTCTGGAGCCGCGCACGCTGGACGACGTACTGGACTGCCTGGTCACGGTGGGCGAGCTGCTCGGTGTCGCGGAACGGGCGCGGGAGCGCCGGGCGGCCCTCGCCGCGCGGCTGGAGACCGTACGGGCGCGGACGGCCGGACGGCCGCGGCCCAGGGTGGTGGCGATCGAATGGCTGGATCCGCTCTGGCCGGCGGGGCACTGGGTGCCCGAGCAGATCGCGTGCGCGGGCGGTGAGGCGCTGATCGCCGCCCCGGGCGAACACACCCGGCCGATGGAGTGGGAGGCGGTCCGGGCCGCGCGCCCGGACGTACTCCTGGTCATGCCCTGCGGGTTCGCCCCGGAGCGCACCCTGCGCGAGAGGGACCTGCTGAGCGCGCTGCCGGGCTGGGAGGAGCTGCCCGCGGTGCGCGCGGGTGAGGTGTGGGTGCTGGACGGGCCCGCCTACTTCAACCGCCCGGGCCCCCGCGTCGTACGCGGTGCGGAGGTGCTGGCGCACGTCCTGCACGGGGTCGGGGCGGGCGCCCCGGTGGAGCCGGCGGAGGCCGTCCGGCTCGCCCACGGCTGA